The following coding sequences lie in one Leucobacter allii genomic window:
- the kduI gene encoding 5-dehydro-4-deoxy-D-glucuronate isomerase, whose amino-acid sequence MHIRHATHPDELVKMTDEELRARFVISDLFVPGEVRAVYSHEDRMVLGGVQPRPGAAPLVLENYADLRAEFFCQRRELAVTCIGGSATVVVDGTAHALGAMDVLYVGQGSREVSFAADAEGTRLFLSSAISHATHPTKLIPATEALTTQTGEQFHANERTVRKHLHEDGAPSSQLVLGITSPHEGNVWNSMPPHTHDRRTEVYLYFGLGEGERLFHFMGTPGRTRHVVLQDGDVVISPAWSMHFGAGTSNYSFLWVMAGENQSFADMDQIAVPQI is encoded by the coding sequence ATGCACATCCGTCACGCGACGCACCCCGACGAGCTCGTCAAGATGACCGACGAGGAGCTCCGCGCCCGCTTCGTCATCAGCGACCTGTTCGTCCCCGGCGAGGTCAGGGCCGTCTACAGCCACGAGGACCGCATGGTGCTCGGCGGCGTGCAGCCCCGCCCCGGCGCGGCGCCGCTCGTCCTCGAGAACTACGCGGATCTCCGGGCCGAGTTCTTCTGCCAGCGGCGCGAGCTCGCGGTCACCTGCATCGGCGGCTCCGCGACGGTCGTCGTCGACGGCACCGCGCACGCGCTCGGGGCGATGGACGTGCTCTACGTCGGGCAGGGATCCCGGGAGGTCTCCTTCGCCGCGGACGCCGAGGGCACCCGCCTCTTCCTGTCCTCGGCGATCTCGCACGCCACCCACCCCACGAAGCTCATCCCCGCGACCGAGGCGCTCACGACCCAGACCGGCGAGCAGTTCCACGCGAACGAGCGCACGGTGCGCAAGCACCTGCACGAGGACGGCGCCCCGAGCAGCCAGCTCGTGCTCGGCATCACGTCCCCGCACGAGGGCAACGTGTGGAACAGCATGCCGCCCCACACGCACGATCGGCGCACGGAGGTGTACCTCTACTTCGGGCTCGGCGAGGGCGAACGGCTCTTCCACTTCATGGGGACGCCGGGGCGCACCAGGCACGTCGTGCTCCAGGACGGCGACGTGGTCATCTCCCCCGCCTGGTCCATGCACTTCGGCGCCGGCACGAGCAACTACTCCTTCCTCTGGGTGATGGCGGGCGAGAACCAGTCCTTCGCCGACATGGATCAGATCGCCGTGCCTCAGATCTGA
- a CDS encoding 2-hydroxyacid dehydrogenase: MKLVCIDGEAQYASIVRRDVIDPLAARGHQLDWFEERFADVDATIARAQGYDGVYIIGDQGPLPEAFLRSVPGLKLVSFVGTGAHRFVNVAEAESLGITVTNVPDFASRSVAEHAIALLFAVARRVPEADAIVRAGDWEKRQGLKLAGRTLGVVGTGAIGREVIRMGHALGMDVRYWNRTERPEIEAGLPGRRVPLAELFETSDAVSLHLTHTAETEGIISAELLERLPERAIVINTARAELLDTAALCALLERGRLFGAGLDVFASEPPELSEFPLEQRNLILTPHVGFHTDEADDVFKIAGENILAFADGAPRNVVTSS; the protein is encoded by the coding sequence ATGAAACTGGTCTGCATCGACGGGGAGGCGCAGTACGCCTCGATCGTCCGGCGCGATGTCATCGACCCCCTGGCCGCGCGCGGCCATCAGCTCGACTGGTTCGAGGAGCGCTTCGCCGACGTCGACGCGACGATCGCCCGCGCCCAGGGCTACGACGGCGTCTACATCATCGGCGACCAGGGCCCGCTCCCGGAGGCGTTCCTCCGCAGCGTGCCCGGCCTGAAGCTCGTGAGCTTCGTCGGCACCGGAGCCCACCGCTTCGTGAACGTCGCGGAGGCCGAGTCCCTCGGCATCACGGTAACGAACGTCCCCGACTTCGCGAGCCGCAGCGTGGCCGAGCACGCGATCGCCCTGCTGTTCGCCGTGGCCAGGCGCGTCCCCGAGGCCGACGCCATCGTGCGGGCCGGCGATTGGGAGAAGCGGCAGGGCCTGAAGCTCGCCGGGCGCACGCTCGGCGTCGTCGGCACCGGCGCCATCGGGCGCGAGGTGATCCGCATGGGGCACGCGCTCGGCATGGACGTGCGCTACTGGAACCGCACGGAGCGCCCCGAGATCGAGGCGGGACTCCCCGGTCGCCGCGTCCCGCTCGCCGAGCTCTTCGAGACGAGCGACGCCGTGAGCCTCCACCTCACCCACACCGCCGAGACCGAGGGGATCATCTCGGCGGAGCTGCTCGAGCGCCTGCCCGAGCGCGCGATCGTCATCAACACCGCTCGCGCCGAGCTCCTCGACACCGCCGCGCTCTGCGCGCTCCTGGAGCGCGGCCGCCTCTTCGGCGCCGGGCTCGACGTCTTCGCCTCGGAGCCGCCCGAGCTCTCCGAGTTCCCGCTCGAGCAGCGAAACCTCATCCTCACCCCGCACGTCGGCTTCCACACCGACGAGGCGGACGACGTCTTCAAGATCGCGGGCGAGAACATCCTCGCCTTCGCCGACGGCGCGCCGCGCAACGTCGTCACCAGCTCCTGA
- a CDS encoding extracellular solute-binding protein — MKGFTARTGALCALTLTGALALTACSGGGDAGGTAEEGEASLSGEILFYDTSGGDVWTGLDETLFADFTEETGVTVVDDYNEASTKFFAAAQNGAVDWSLVFLPSVSDAQTAADNGYLAEIDTSIVPVDQLVEGSYSDTGIEVGTFGMVLAWNEDVWPADGEHPETWEDLYDTEAFPGQRCLFNNPQYGWTLESALLADGVAADELYPLDTDRALAKLETIKDDVTWWSSGAQSIESFENGSCDLGIVWANRAYTAKQDNGFPMGVSWDQAGYANSVWAIPADAPNPEAAQHLLKSVIENVDGQVAFGDRVPTPIPAATAGVEVGDFAETAQPFLPVGENVANAIALDAAYYEEHNAELTDLFNRWVAE; from the coding sequence ATGAAGGGCTTCACTGCACGGACCGGCGCGCTCTGCGCGCTGACCCTGACCGGCGCGCTCGCGCTGACCGCCTGCTCCGGCGGCGGCGACGCCGGCGGCACCGCCGAGGAGGGCGAGGCGTCGCTCTCCGGCGAGATCCTGTTCTACGACACCAGTGGCGGCGACGTCTGGACGGGGCTCGACGAGACGCTCTTCGCCGACTTCACCGAGGAGACCGGCGTCACCGTCGTCGACGATTACAACGAGGCGTCGACGAAGTTCTTCGCCGCAGCCCAGAACGGCGCCGTCGACTGGAGCCTCGTGTTCCTCCCCTCGGTGAGCGACGCCCAGACGGCCGCGGATAACGGCTACCTCGCGGAGATCGACACGAGCATCGTGCCGGTCGATCAGCTCGTCGAGGGCAGCTATTCGGACACCGGCATCGAGGTGGGCACCTTCGGCATGGTGCTCGCGTGGAACGAAGACGTCTGGCCCGCCGACGGCGAGCACCCCGAGACCTGGGAGGATCTCTACGATACGGAGGCCTTCCCCGGCCAGCGCTGCCTCTTCAACAACCCGCAGTACGGCTGGACGCTCGAGTCCGCGCTCCTCGCCGACGGCGTGGCCGCCGACGAGCTCTACCCGCTCGACACCGATCGCGCGCTCGCCAAGCTGGAGACCATCAAGGACGACGTGACCTGGTGGTCGAGCGGTGCGCAGTCGATCGAGAGCTTCGAGAACGGCTCATGCGACCTCGGCATCGTCTGGGCGAACCGCGCCTACACCGCGAAGCAGGACAACGGCTTCCCGATGGGCGTGAGCTGGGATCAGGCGGGCTACGCGAACAGCGTCTGGGCGATCCCCGCAGACGCGCCGAACCCGGAGGCCGCCCAGCACCTGCTGAAGAGCGTCATCGAGAACGTCGACGGCCAGGTCGCCTTCGGCGACCGCGTCCCCACGCCGATCCCGGCCGCCACCGCGGGCGTCGAGGTCGGGGACTTCGCCGAGACCGCGCAGCCCTTCCTCCCCGTCGGCGAGAACGTCGCGAACGCGATCGCGCTCGACGCGGCCTACTACGAGGAGCACAACGCGGAACTCACCGATCTGTTCAACCGCTGGGTCGCCGAGTAG